One window of the Vigna radiata var. radiata cultivar VC1973A chromosome 1, Vradiata_ver6, whole genome shotgun sequence genome contains the following:
- the LOC106762188 gene encoding uncharacterized protein LOC106762188, whose translation MHSSSKPRIISWLILIMIVLYILYSSNFLLLSRRKKDCSNSIRLEASFQEQPETTVNNMSSTTNTVERESDEDEKPGEEKNEKEDEDEVGKANLQNVVEEDIPYDELSQRQDTKIEHIVFGIAASSNLWETRKEYIKVWWKPNKTRGVVWLDSKVKVDANEGLPKLRISGDTSKLKYTNSEGQRSALRISRVVTETLKLGMKNVRWFMMGDDDTVFVVDNVVRVLSKYDHTQFYYVGSSSESHVQNIHFSYAMAYGGGGFAISYPLAKELAKMQDRCIQRYPSLYGSDDRMQACMAELGVPMTREQGFHQYDVYGDLLGLLGAHPVTPLLTLHHLDVVQPIFPLMDRVESLKHLMKSVKQDSGSIMQQSICYDHKRIWSISISWGFVVQVLRGVLSPRELEMPTRTFLNWYKRADYTAYSFNTRPVTKNPCQKAFLFYMNTTRYDPVKNTIFGTYSRFKTRTPECSWEMQSPEIINNIIVSKKPDPLRWQMSTRRDCCRVLPTQENSTMYLWVGKCEEGEFSEIDLDGKDTVFN comes from the exons ATGCACTCTTCTTCCAAACCACGCATCATCTCTTGGTTGATCCTCATCATGATTGTGTTATACATCCTTTACTCTtccaattttcttctcttatcGAGGAGAAAGAAAGATTGTTCGAACTCCATTCGTTTGGAAGCATCCTTCCAAGAACAACCCGAGACGACTGTTAACAACATGTCCTCAACTACAAACACTGTCGAAAGAGAAAGCGACGAAGATGAAAAACCAGGTGAGGAAAAGAACGAAAaggaggatgaagatgaggtAGGGAAAGCAAATTTGCAAAATGTAGTAGAAGAAGACATACCCTATGATGAGTTATCTCAAAGACAAGACACCAAGATTGAACACATTGTTTTTGGGATTGCTGCTTCGTCAAATTTGTGGGAAACAAGAAAAGAATACATTAAGGTGTGGTGGAAGCCTAATAAAACAAGAGGGGTGGTGTGGTTAGACAGCAAAGTGAAGGTTGATGCAAACGAAGGGTTACCAAAGCTTCGAATTTCTGGAGACACCAGTAAGTTGAAATACACGAACAGTGAAGGGCAAAGGTCTGCATTGAGGATTTCAAGAGTGGTGACAGAAACATTGAAGCTTGGAATGAAGAATGTAAGATGGTTCATGATGGGAGATGATGACACAGTGTTTGTTGTGGATAATGTGGTTAGGGTTCTTTCCAAATATGATCATACGCAGTTCTATTATGTTGGTAGTTCATCTGAGAGCCATGTTCAGAACATTCATTTCTCATATGCTATGGCATACGGTGGAGGAGGATTTGCCATAAGCTACCCTTTAGCAAAGGAGCTTGCAAAGATGCAAGATCGTTGCATTCAACGATATCCTTCTTTGTATGGAAGTGATGATAGAATGCAAGCTTGCATGGCTGAGCTAGGGGTGCCCATGACAAGGGAACAAGGCTTTCATCAG TATGACGTGTATGGTGATCTCTTAGGGCTTCTGGGGGCACATCCAGTGACTCCATTGCTGACATTACACCACCTTGATGTGGTGCAACCAATATTCCCGTTGATGGATCGAGTAGAATCTCTGAAACACTTGATGAAATCTGTTAAGCAAGACTCAGGTAGCATAATGCAGCAATCAATTTGCTATGATCATAAGAGAATTTGGTCGATCTCTATTTCATGGGGCTTTGTGGTTCAAGTTTTGAGAGGGGTACTATCCCCTAGAGAGTTAGAGATGCCAACACGAACCTTTCTAAATTGGTACAAAAGAGCTGATTACACTGCATACTCATTCAACACCAGACCTGTCACCAAAAACCCTTGTCAGAAAGCTTTCCTTTTCTACATGAACACAACACGATACGATCCAGTTAAGAACACAATTTTTGGCACTTATTCTCGTTTCAAAACCAGAACTCCTGAATGCTCCTGGGAAATGCAATCACCAGAGATAATCAATAACATCATAGTTTCTAAAAAACCAGATCCTCTTCGCTGGCAAATG tCAACAAGGAGAGATTGTTGTAGGGTTCTACCGACACAAGAAAACTCAACAATGTATTTATGGGTGGGCAAGTGTGAAGAAGGAGAGTTTAGTGAAATAGATTTAGATGGAAAAGATACAGTATTCAACTAA